In the Candidatus Leptovillus gracilis genome, one interval contains:
- a CDS encoding CopD family protein: MLWLLAISYWIHLLATVVWLGGLALMALVGWPALRQGTLADNQWFALQKRFLPWANGSLLLLLITGFVQMTNDPNYNGFLAIDGVWAWAMLLKHIAFVGMGLLTAYVQFSLYPAMSRLSLVADSRPQLAAAEQEKLRRKEIQFLRLNLGCAALILLFTAVATAV, from the coding sequence ATGCTCTGGTTACTAGCCATTTCCTATTGGATTCATTTGTTGGCGACGGTGGTGTGGTTGGGGGGATTGGCGTTGATGGCGTTGGTGGGCTGGCCGGCTTTGCGCCAGGGTACACTGGCGGATAACCAATGGTTTGCGCTGCAAAAGCGCTTTCTGCCCTGGGCCAATGGCAGCCTGCTGCTGCTGCTGATTACTGGCTTTGTGCAGATGACCAATGATCCCAATTATAACGGCTTCTTGGCGATAGATGGGGTGTGGGCCTGGGCGATGTTGCTGAAACATATCGCCTTTGTGGGCATGGGCTTGTTGACGGCTTATGTGCAGTTTTCGCTGTATCCGGCCATGTCCCGGTTGTCGTTGGTAGCCGACAGCCGACCGCAGCTTGCCGCCGCCGAACAGGAGAAATTGAGGCGCAAAGAGATTCAGTTTTTACGGCTGAATCTGGGGTGTGCAGCGCTGATTTTGCTGTTTACGGCCGTGGCAACGGCCGTCTAG
- a CDS encoding sugar transferase has protein sequence MLDYSITLPGLLFILPLLLLLAALIKLDSPGPVIHRRLMMGQHGRPFYAFKFRTMVVNGDAILAQNPHLQAELAQNFKLKNDPRVTRIGHLLRKYSLDELPQLLNVLAGQMSLIGPRFVTPQEIAKYGPHGDTLLTVLPGLTGLWQVSGRSDTSYDERIRLDMLYIHHWSLALDLRILLRTPLVVLQGKGAY, from the coding sequence CTGCTTGATTACAGCATCACGCTGCCGGGACTACTGTTTATTTTGCCCTTGCTGCTGCTGTTGGCCGCGCTGATCAAGCTGGATTCGCCCGGCCCGGTAATCCATCGGCGGCTAATGATGGGGCAGCACGGCCGTCCCTTTTATGCCTTCAAATTCCGCACCATGGTCGTCAACGGCGACGCCATCCTCGCCCAGAATCCTCACCTGCAAGCTGAACTGGCGCAAAATTTTAAGCTCAAAAACGACCCCCGCGTCACACGCATCGGCCATTTGCTGCGTAAATACAGCCTGGATGAGCTGCCGCAGCTTTTGAATGTGCTGGCCGGGCAGATGTCGCTGATTGGGCCGCGGTTTGTCACGCCACAAGAAATTGCCAAATACGGGCCGCATGGCGACACTTTGCTGACGGTGCTGCCAGGTCTGACAGGGTTATGGCAGGTAAGCGGCCGTTCCGACACTTCCTACGACGAACGCATTCGCCTGGACATGCTCTACATTCACCACTGGTCGCTGGCCCTGGACCTGAGGATTTTGCTGCGCACGCCGTTGGTGGTGCTACAGGGCAAAGGGGCGTACTAG
- the rtcA gene encoding RNA 3'-phosphate cyclase, whose product MIRIDGSQGEGGGQVLRTCLSLSALTGRPFHLRHIRANRRKPGLRPQHLTAVRAAAAICQAHVSGDHLNASTLEFHPQVPPTAGAYTFDVTQAAQGGSAGAVTLIFQAVLWPLLFAAAPTQLTLRGGTHVPFSPPFHYLTEVFGPAVARLGAAFSANLTAWGWYPMGGGEMIAIIQPIHQLTTADLSRTAVAHARVRGLAAVTNLPADIPQRMARRADNLLRQAKLLGQVTAVRERGLGPGAGIFLWLPQAGFSSLGRKGLPADKVAETAVAECRAFMDNGADVDKRLADQLLLPLALAHGRSHFTTDQITQHTLTNVALLRDWLNVSITIVGELNQPGAITIEGIGYMSSRNP is encoded by the coding sequence ATGATACGGATTGATGGCAGCCAGGGGGAAGGGGGCGGGCAAGTTTTGCGGACTTGCCTTAGTTTGTCGGCGCTGACGGGACGGCCGTTTCACCTGCGCCATATTCGCGCCAATCGCCGCAAGCCCGGCTTGCGCCCGCAGCATCTAACGGCCGTGCGCGCCGCCGCCGCGATCTGCCAGGCCCACGTCAGCGGTGATCACCTCAATGCCTCAACCCTCGAATTTCATCCCCAGGTCCCCCCGACGGCTGGCGCATACACCTTCGACGTGACCCAGGCGGCTCAGGGCGGCTCCGCCGGGGCGGTGACACTGATTTTTCAGGCGGTGTTGTGGCCGCTGCTGTTTGCCGCCGCACCAACCCAACTCACCCTGCGCGGCGGGACCCACGTACCGTTTAGCCCGCCATTCCATTACCTGACCGAGGTATTTGGCCCGGCAGTGGCCCGGCTGGGCGCAGCTTTCAGCGCCAACCTGACGGCCTGGGGCTGGTATCCCATGGGCGGCGGCGAGATGATCGCCATCATCCAGCCCATCCACCAATTAACCACCGCCGACCTGAGCCGGACGGCCGTTGCCCATGCCCGCGTTAGAGGGCTGGCGGCTGTGACCAACCTGCCAGCCGACATTCCGCAGCGGATGGCGCGCCGGGCAGATAATCTGCTGCGCCAGGCGAAGCTGCTTGGGCAGGTAACGGCCGTGCGCGAACGTGGTCTGGGGCCAGGCGCGGGCATCTTCCTATGGCTGCCGCAGGCCGGGTTCAGCAGCCTGGGGCGCAAAGGGCTGCCGGCGGACAAAGTGGCGGAAACGGCCGTTGCCGAATGCCGCGCTTTTATGGACAATGGGGCCGACGTGGACAAACGATTGGCAGACCAACTGCTGCTACCCCTGGCCCTGGCCCACGGGCGTTCCCACTTTACGACCGACCAAATTACCCAACATACCCTGACCAACGTCGCCCTGCTGCGCGACTGGTTAAATGTCTCTATAACCATCGTCGGCGAGCTGAACCAGCCCGGCGCGATCACCATAGAGGGTATTGGTTATATGAGTAGCCGTAATCCGTAA
- a CDS encoding ribonuclease Z: MFELVFLGTSSSAPSVQRGLSGHIIMHRQYRFLLDCGEGTQRQILHSGLGFKRLNKVLLTHSHLDHILGLGGLLSTLTRWENLESVDIYGGRATLKRVSDLLFKVVFPGGQTPLEINLITLESGIVMEDDKFALSAFPVSHRGPDCFGFVFAEKERRPFLDDKAAALGVPSGPERGRLVRGESVTLANGRTIHPSDVLGETIPGVKYVHIGDVGRTDTLLEICRNANTLVIESTYIEEEAEMAAQFGHMTAARAARLAQEAEVQSLILTHLSRRYFERDVRREAQAIFPATFVARDFDHFQITREGAHRLPKNEQGEVG; encoded by the coding sequence ATGTTTGAACTTGTCTTTCTTGGCACTTCCTCTTCGGCCCCTTCGGTGCAGCGTGGGCTGTCTGGGCACATCATCATGCACCGCCAATATCGCTTTTTGCTGGACTGCGGCGAGGGAACGCAGCGCCAGATTTTGCACAGCGGCCTGGGCTTTAAGCGGTTGAACAAGGTGCTGCTGACCCACAGCCACCTGGACCATATCCTCGGTCTAGGCGGGCTGCTTTCCACCCTCACGCGCTGGGAAAATCTGGAGAGTGTGGATATTTACGGCGGTCGGGCGACGTTGAAGCGCGTTTCCGACTTGCTGTTTAAGGTGGTGTTTCCCGGCGGCCAGACGCCGCTGGAGATTAACCTGATCACACTGGAATCGGGCATTGTCATGGAAGACGATAAGTTTGCCCTGTCGGCGTTTCCGGTGAGCCACCGGGGGCCAGACTGTTTTGGTTTTGTGTTTGCGGAGAAGGAGCGACGGCCGTTTCTGGACGACAAAGCGGCGGCGCTGGGGGTGCCGTCTGGCCCAGAGCGCGGCCGGTTGGTGCGCGGTGAAAGTGTGACATTGGCCAACGGCCGTACCATCCACCCCAGCGACGTGTTGGGCGAGACCATCCCTGGCGTCAAATACGTCCACATCGGCGATGTGGGCCGCACCGATACCCTGCTGGAGATTTGCCGCAACGCCAACACGCTGGTTATCGAATCCACCTATATCGAGGAAGAAGCAGAGATGGCCGCCCAATTCGGCCACATGACAGCCGCCCGCGCCGCTCGCCTGGCCCAAGAGGCCGAGGTGCAAAGCCTGATCCTCACCCATCTCTCGCGCCGTTATTTCGAGCGCGACGTGCGCCGCGAAGCGCAGGCCATCTTCCCCGCCACCTTCGTCGCCCGCGACTTCGACCATTTCCAGATCACCCGCGAAGGGGCGCACCGTTTGCCAAAGAACGAGCAGGGGGAGGTGGGGTGA